The following proteins are encoded in a genomic region of Protaetiibacter sp. SSC-01:
- the thrS gene encoding threonine--tRNA ligase — translation MSAQTGFDLFPDRAVIAIRVNGELKDKATAVTETDAVEPVEASSPDGLAIIRHSTAHVLAQAVQRINPEAKLGIGPPVQDGFYYDFDVAEHFTPDDLGAITKEAERIIRSGQRFVRRVVSEDEAHAELANEPYKLELIGLKGGAESGKDGESVEVGAGELTIYDNVDRDGNTVWKDLCRGPHVPNTGALGHFKLMRVAAAYWRGSEKNPQLQRVYGTAWASKDELRAYLERLEEAAKRDHRKLGKELDLFSFPDEIGSGLSVWHPRGGVIRMEMEQHARRRHVEAGYTYVYTPHIAKEDLFLQSNHLVTYKEGMFPPIVMDEERDDEGNVTKQGQDYYLKPMNCPMHILIYKERARSYRDLPMRLAENGTVYRNELSGALHGLTRVRGFTQDDSHLFVTPEQLEDEATKVLEFVISMLRDFGLDDFELELSMRDDEKSKWIGSDEFWEYSTNALRNVAKASGLKLTEMPGEAAFYGPKIDLKTRDAIGRTWQLSTVQVDPNLPERFELEYTDRDGQKKRPIMIHRALFGSIERFFAILLEHYAGAFPVWLSPVQVVGVPVAEEFADYLGDIIGRLRAEGVRAELDASDERMQKKIRTHTLMKVPFQLIAGSQDRDAGTVSFRFRDGRQDNGVPVDEAVRRIRDAIDTHAQV, via the coding sequence ATGAGCGCGCAGACCGGCTTCGACCTGTTCCCCGACCGCGCCGTCATCGCGATCCGCGTGAACGGCGAGCTCAAGGACAAGGCCACGGCGGTCACCGAGACGGATGCCGTGGAGCCCGTCGAGGCGAGCTCGCCCGACGGCCTCGCCATCATCCGCCACTCGACGGCGCACGTGCTCGCGCAGGCGGTGCAGCGCATCAACCCCGAGGCGAAGCTCGGCATCGGCCCGCCCGTGCAGGACGGCTTCTACTACGACTTCGACGTCGCCGAGCACTTCACGCCCGACGACCTCGGCGCCATCACCAAGGAGGCCGAGCGCATCATCCGCTCCGGCCAGCGCTTCGTGCGCCGCGTCGTGAGCGAGGACGAGGCGCACGCCGAGCTCGCGAACGAGCCGTACAAGCTCGAGCTCATCGGACTCAAGGGCGGCGCCGAGTCGGGCAAGGACGGCGAGAGCGTCGAGGTCGGGGCAGGCGAGCTCACGATCTACGACAACGTCGACCGCGACGGCAACACGGTCTGGAAGGACCTCTGCCGCGGCCCCCACGTGCCCAACACGGGCGCGCTCGGCCACTTCAAGCTCATGCGCGTGGCCGCCGCCTACTGGCGCGGCTCGGAGAAGAACCCGCAACTGCAGCGCGTCTACGGCACCGCGTGGGCGAGCAAGGACGAGCTGCGCGCGTACCTCGAGCGCCTCGAGGAGGCCGCCAAGCGCGACCACCGCAAGCTCGGCAAGGAGCTCGACCTCTTCAGCTTCCCCGACGAGATCGGCTCGGGCCTCTCGGTCTGGCACCCGCGCGGCGGCGTCATCCGCATGGAGATGGAGCAGCACGCGCGCCGTCGTCACGTCGAGGCCGGCTACACCTACGTGTACACGCCGCACATCGCCAAGGAGGACCTGTTCCTCCAGTCGAACCACCTCGTGACCTACAAGGAGGGCATGTTCCCGCCCATCGTCATGGACGAGGAGCGCGACGACGAGGGCAACGTCACGAAGCAGGGCCAGGACTACTACCTGAAGCCCATGAACTGCCCGATGCACATCCTCATCTACAAGGAGCGTGCGCGCAGCTACCGCGACCTGCCCATGCGGCTCGCCGAGAACGGCACCGTGTACCGCAACGAGCTCTCGGGCGCCCTGCACGGGCTCACGCGCGTGCGCGGCTTCACCCAGGACGATTCCCACCTCTTCGTGACGCCCGAGCAGCTCGAGGACGAGGCGACCAAGGTCCTCGAGTTCGTCATCTCGATGCTGCGCGACTTCGGGCTCGACGACTTCGAGCTCGAGCTCTCGATGCGCGACGACGAGAAGTCGAAGTGGATCGGATCCGACGAGTTCTGGGAGTACTCGACGAACGCGCTCCGCAACGTCGCAAAGGCCTCGGGGCTCAAGCTCACCGAGATGCCCGGCGAGGCGGCGTTCTACGGCCCCAAGATCGACCTCAAGACGCGCGACGCGATCGGCCGCACGTGGCAGCTCTCGACCGTGCAGGTCGACCCCAACCTGCCGGAGCGCTTCGAGCTCGAGTACACCGACCGCGACGGCCAGAAGAAGCGCCCCATCATGATCCACCGGGCGCTCTTCGGCTCGATCGAGCGCTTCTTCGCGATCCTGCTCGAGCACTACGCGGGCGCGTTCCCGGTGTGGCTCTCGCCCGTGCAGGTCGTGGGTGTGCCCGTGGCCGAGGAGTTCGCCGACTACCTCGGCGACATCATCGGCCGACTGCGCGCCGAGGGCGTGCGCGCCGAGCTGGATGCGAGCGACGAGCGGATGCAGAAGAAGATCCGCACGCACACCCTCATGAAGGTGCCGTTCCAGCTCATCGCGGGCAGCCAGGACCGCGACGCCGGCACGGTCAGCTTCCGCTTCCGCGACGGCCGCCAGGACAACGGCGTGCCGGTCGACGAGGCCGTGCGCCGCATCCGCGACGCGATCGACACGCACGCGCAGGTCTGA
- a CDS encoding acyltransferase family protein, protein MTVAAPALMGDEPRAAPAASGFRAPYRPELEGLRAVAILLVAASHLWWGRISGGIDVFLVVSGYLITVTLVIRWVRTGEVGAIRYLRSLGARLIPAALLVLGTIVVGTWILLEARPSLASDVLRGAGWAALFGENWYLALATDGYLSADRLLNPAEHFWALSMQVQFYLVWLALVAVLALGLRRGSSATRRLRAATTAIAALTLASWTWSVVETLRDQPIAYLDTSARIWEFGVGALLALLGARLVPNRLWGAVLGWLGLAMVVGLGFLGEFDPWFPGIASVWPVLGTALVLVGANSASPVGAHRLLGSRPAVWLGGLAFGLYLWHWPVISALAILQNRRTFTIEEGVTIVLASLIAAWVMKHVLEQPWQRWGQRTPWAAVIAIVLIAALGAGALGAAAIGRSRTASLASPSAPPSIPAAPTTGTDRYVDAPGVYPDLAALRAALTSSASWTQLPMDTAALADAATPAYAESGACVTVAGWEAACVVGDPDAPHSAVILGDSIAASWLPAVRDALGAEWRIVTATRGACPAADVPAYTVGSTDPAWAEECAAIRADLIAGAVAAEPELVLVSNSTRTLARLVSGASGDAARAEWEAGMMRTLSSLSRGGAPVVVVGAPPLGTEGCGSADFEPGGTRCRVPISDDWWRQASAERAAAAAADVPYIDTRSWVCTPASMCPWSVDGTAIRIDSHHLSAEFSARLAAVMRTALLSVHPDLPDVGRRA, encoded by the coding sequence ATGACCGTGGCCGCTCCCGCTCTCATGGGCGACGAGCCACGGGCGGCGCCCGCCGCATCCGGATTCCGCGCCCCCTACCGGCCGGAGCTCGAGGGTCTGCGCGCGGTCGCGATCCTCCTCGTCGCGGCGTCGCACCTGTGGTGGGGGCGCATCTCGGGCGGCATCGACGTCTTCCTCGTCGTCTCGGGATACCTCATCACCGTCACGCTCGTCATCCGCTGGGTGCGCACGGGCGAGGTGGGCGCGATCCGCTACCTGCGCAGCCTCGGCGCGCGCCTCATCCCGGCGGCGCTCCTCGTGCTCGGCACGATCGTCGTCGGCACGTGGATCCTGCTCGAGGCCCGGCCGTCGCTCGCCTCCGACGTGCTGCGCGGAGCCGGATGGGCGGCCCTCTTCGGCGAGAACTGGTACCTCGCGCTCGCGACCGACGGGTACCTCTCGGCCGATCGCCTGCTCAACCCCGCCGAGCACTTCTGGGCGCTCTCGATGCAGGTGCAGTTCTACCTCGTGTGGCTCGCGCTCGTCGCCGTGCTCGCGCTCGGGCTGCGCCGGGGGAGCAGCGCGACCCGACGGCTGCGCGCGGCGACGACGGCGATCGCGGCCCTCACGCTCGCCTCGTGGACCTGGAGCGTCGTCGAGACCCTCCGCGACCAGCCGATCGCCTACCTCGACACCTCCGCCCGCATCTGGGAGTTCGGGGTCGGCGCCCTGCTGGCGCTGCTCGGCGCGCGGCTCGTGCCGAACCGGCTGTGGGGCGCGGTGCTCGGATGGCTGGGGCTCGCGATGGTGGTCGGGCTCGGCTTCCTGGGGGAGTTCGATCCGTGGTTCCCGGGCATCGCATCCGTCTGGCCCGTGCTCGGCACGGCGCTCGTGCTCGTCGGCGCGAACTCGGCATCGCCCGTCGGTGCGCACCGGCTGCTGGGCTCGCGGCCCGCCGTGTGGCTCGGCGGCCTCGCCTTCGGTCTGTACCTGTGGCATTGGCCCGTCATCTCGGCCCTCGCGATCCTGCAGAACCGTCGCACCTTCACGATCGAGGAGGGCGTCACGATCGTGCTCGCCTCGCTCATCGCTGCGTGGGTCATGAAGCACGTGCTCGAGCAGCCGTGGCAGCGCTGGGGCCAGCGCACGCCGTGGGCCGCCGTGATCGCGATCGTGCTCATCGCGGCCCTCGGGGCGGGGGCGCTCGGAGCTGCGGCCATAGGACGATCTCGGACCGCATCCCTCGCGTCCCCGTCGGCGCCACCGTCGATTCCCGCCGCGCCGACGACGGGCACCGACCGCTACGTCGACGCGCCCGGCGTCTACCCCGACCTCGCCGCTCTTCGGGCGGCGCTCACGTCGTCGGCCTCATGGACGCAGCTGCCGATGGACACGGCAGCTCTCGCCGACGCGGCCACCCCTGCGTATGCAGAGTCGGGTGCGTGCGTCACGGTCGCCGGATGGGAGGCCGCGTGCGTGGTCGGCGACCCGGACGCCCCGCACTCGGCCGTCATCCTCGGGGACTCGATCGCCGCCAGTTGGCTGCCGGCCGTGCGGGATGCGCTGGGTGCGGAGTGGCGGATCGTGACTGCGACGCGCGGCGCGTGCCCCGCGGCCGATGTGCCCGCGTACACCGTCGGATCGACCGATCCAGCGTGGGCGGAAGAGTGTGCCGCCATACGCGCCGATCTCATCGCGGGGGCCGTCGCGGCCGAGCCGGAGCTCGTGCTCGTGTCGAACTCGACGCGCACGCTCGCTCGTCTCGTGAGCGGCGCGTCGGGCGATGCCGCCCGAGCCGAGTGGGAGGCCGGGATGATGCGAACCCTCTCGTCGCTCTCCCGCGGCGGCGCTCCTGTCGTCGTGGTCGGTGCTCCGCCCCTCGGGACCGAGGGCTGCGGCTCGGCCGACTTCGAGCCGGGCGGAACACGGTGCCGCGTCCCGATCAGCGACGACTGGTGGAGGCAGGCGTCGGCCGAACGAGCCGCGGCGGCAGCCGCAGACGTCCCCTACATCGATACGCGCTCGTGGGTCTGCACGCCCGCCTCCATGTGCCCCTGGAGCGTCGACGGCACCGCGATCCGCATCGACAGCCACCACCTGAGCGCGGAGTTCTCGGCCCGCCTCGCGGCGGTCATGCGCACGGCCCTCCTCAGCGTCCACCCGGACCTTCCCGACGTCGGGCGCCGAGCCTAG
- a CDS encoding ammonium transporter — MDSGNFAWSITATALVLFMTPGVAFFYGGLVKAKSVVSMMMMSFGALGLVSVLWILYGFNMTLGGGTFAFSGNPFENFGFVNGADSATLVGATFGATFAIITVALISGAIADRAKFGSWLIFAGIWATFVYFPVAAWVWGDGWILNWGAETGLPGVIDYAGGTAVHINAGAAALALALVLGKRIGFAKGIQKPHNVPLTLLGASILWFGWFGFNTGAEGTFGLLGPENTGAGLIVINTLGATAAAVLGWLVVEKLKDGKATSVGAGSGAVAGLVAITPSCANLDPIWALVLGVVAGALCALAVELKFKLGFDDSLDVVGIHMVGGLIGTLYLGFFAIDTGLVFSGDFGQLASQAVAAVAVMLYSFVVAFIVGFAIEKTIGFRIKSEDELAGVDTVVHGEEGYVLAD, encoded by the coding sequence ATGGATAGCGGCAACTTCGCCTGGTCCATCACAGCGACGGCACTCGTCCTGTTCATGACCCCCGGCGTCGCCTTCTTCTACGGCGGTCTTGTCAAGGCCAAGAGCGTCGTCAGCATGATGATGATGAGCTTCGGGGCCCTCGGCCTCGTGAGCGTGCTCTGGATCCTCTACGGATTCAACATGACCCTCGGTGGCGGCACCTTCGCCTTCTCGGGCAACCCGTTCGAGAACTTCGGCTTCGTGAACGGCGCGGACAGCGCGACCCTCGTGGGCGCGACGTTCGGCGCGACGTTCGCGATCATCACCGTCGCGCTCATCTCGGGCGCCATCGCCGACCGCGCGAAGTTCGGCTCGTGGCTGATCTTCGCCGGCATCTGGGCCACCTTCGTGTACTTCCCGGTCGCGGCCTGGGTGTGGGGCGACGGCTGGATCCTCAACTGGGGCGCCGAGACCGGCCTCCCGGGCGTCATCGACTACGCCGGTGGCACCGCGGTCCACATCAACGCGGGTGCCGCGGCCCTCGCGCTGGCCCTCGTGCTCGGCAAGCGCATCGGCTTCGCCAAGGGCATCCAGAAGCCGCACAACGTGCCGCTCACGCTCCTCGGCGCGTCGATCCTGTGGTTCGGCTGGTTCGGCTTCAACACCGGTGCTGAGGGCACGTTCGGCCTCCTCGGCCCCGAGAACACGGGTGCCGGCCTCATCGTCATCAACACGCTCGGTGCGACCGCTGCCGCGGTGCTCGGCTGGCTGGTCGTCGAGAAGCTCAAGGATGGCAAGGCCACCTCGGTCGGCGCCGGTTCGGGTGCCGTCGCGGGTCTCGTCGCGATCACCCCGTCGTGCGCGAACCTCGACCCGATCTGGGCCCTCGTGCTCGGTGTCGTGGCGGGTGCCCTCTGCGCCCTCGCGGTGGAGCTCAAGTTCAAGCTCGGCTTCGACGACTCGCTCGACGTGGTCGGCATCCACATGGTCGGCGGCCTCATCGGCACGCTGTACCTCGGCTTCTTCGCCATCGACACGGGCCTCGTGTTCTCGGGCGACTTCGGTCAGCTCGCGTCGCAGGCCGTCGCCGCGGTCGCCGTCATGCTCTACTCCTTCGTCGTCGCCTTCATCGTGGGCTTCGCGATCGAGAAGACGATCGGCTTCCGCATCAAGAGCGAGGACGAGCTCGCCGGCGTCGACACGGTCGTGCACGGCGAGGAGGGCTACGTCCTGGCCGACTGA
- a CDS encoding Na+/H+ antiporter NhaA, with translation MQLFRSERTAALVLAAAAAVGLALANSPWGEAIIGLRDAHPATGITVLDLSIGHWIADGLLAIFFLVAAIELRHELTHGELDTPRKALAPAVAATAGVVVPAIVFLIVVREPAQAAGWPIPTATDIAFALGVLALLGRGLPRRVRAFLLALAVLDDLIAIGIIAVFFTRDLEPLPLLLAVPLIAAFGWLSARRRPAHPWRGILLAVLGVASWALVLQSGVHATIAGVALGLVYAPKPAGRVRHALEPAVNGLILPVFALSASMVRIPEVREGGLEPVFWGVLIALPVGKLVGITAGALLARGMVPRGERRAALRLPEVLVVATLGGVGFTISLLMGELAFRGSEELIASSTLGVLTGSLIAIVLGGVTTAVVARRARLSS, from the coding sequence ATGCAGCTTTTCCGCTCGGAACGCACCGCCGCCCTCGTGCTCGCGGCAGCCGCCGCGGTCGGTCTCGCGCTCGCGAACAGCCCCTGGGGCGAGGCGATCATCGGCCTCCGCGACGCGCATCCGGCGACCGGCATCACGGTGCTCGACCTCTCGATCGGCCACTGGATCGCGGATGGGCTGCTCGCGATCTTCTTCCTCGTCGCGGCGATCGAGCTGCGGCACGAGCTCACGCACGGCGAGCTCGACACCCCGCGCAAGGCCCTCGCGCCGGCGGTGGCCGCGACGGCGGGGGTCGTCGTGCCGGCGATCGTCTTCCTCATCGTCGTGCGCGAACCCGCGCAGGCGGCCGGATGGCCGATCCCGACGGCGACGGACATCGCGTTCGCGCTCGGCGTACTCGCCCTCCTCGGTCGCGGTCTCCCCCGGCGGGTGCGCGCGTTCCTGCTCGCACTCGCCGTGCTCGACGACCTCATCGCGATCGGCATCATCGCCGTCTTCTTCACGCGCGATCTCGAGCCGCTCCCCCTCCTGCTCGCCGTGCCGCTGATCGCGGCGTTCGGCTGGCTCAGCGCACGGCGGCGCCCTGCGCACCCGTGGCGCGGCATCCTGCTCGCCGTGCTCGGCGTCGCGTCGTGGGCGCTCGTGCTGCAGTCGGGCGTCCACGCGACGATCGCGGGCGTCGCGCTCGGCCTCGTCTACGCGCCGAAGCCCGCCGGGCGCGTGCGGCACGCCCTCGAGCCCGCGGTCAACGGCCTCATCCTCCCCGTCTTCGCCCTGAGCGCCTCGATGGTGCGCATCCCCGAGGTGCGGGAGGGGGGACTCGAGCCGGTGTTCTGGGGCGTGCTCATCGCGCTCCCGGTCGGCAAGCTCGTCGGGATCACCGCCGGCGCCCTCCTCGCGCGCGGGATGGTGCCGAGGGGCGAGCGGCGCGCAGCGCTGCGGCTGCCCGAGGTGCTCGTCGTCGCGACGCTCGGCGGCGTGGGCTTCACGATCTCACTGCTCATGGGTGAGCTCGCCTTCCGCGGCTCCGAGGAGCTCATCGCCTCGTCGACCCTCGGCGTGCTCACGGGATCGCTCATCGCGATCGTGCTCGGCGGCGTCACGACCGCCGTGGTCGCGCGCCGCGCGCGGCTCAGCTCGTGA
- the zapE gene encoding cell division protein ZapE: MPQHPASLLDRAPEMTGAEMAAALVPPRQFAEATLESYRPDPDFPSQAEAVEKVRAFSDAMRGGGGGGRGLFGRRKAPEAKPGIYLDGGFGVGKTHLLASLWHRAPGRKYFGTFIEYTALVGALGYANAVSLLRGASLVAIDEFELDDPGDTMMMTRLLGELAGDGTRIAATSNTPPNALGEGRFAAVDFLREIQALSDRFDIVRIDGLDYRRREVEGHAAVTEADRIEPVLAELGGSTTVDDFDALLQHLSRVHPSRYVRMVDGLAGVGLRGVRTLVDQADALRFVAFVDRLYDEQVRIVSSGVPLDEVFGAEMMAGGYRKKYLRAVSRLIALTS, from the coding sequence ATGCCGCAGCATCCCGCGTCGCTCCTCGACCGCGCCCCCGAGATGACGGGTGCCGAGATGGCGGCCGCGCTCGTGCCGCCGCGGCAGTTCGCCGAGGCGACGCTCGAGAGCTACCGGCCCGATCCCGACTTCCCGTCGCAGGCCGAGGCGGTCGAGAAGGTGCGGGCGTTCTCGGATGCCATGCGCGGCGGAGGCGGAGGCGGTCGCGGCCTGTTCGGTCGGCGGAAGGCGCCCGAGGCGAAACCCGGCATCTACCTCGACGGCGGCTTCGGCGTCGGCAAGACCCACCTGCTCGCGTCGCTCTGGCACCGCGCACCCGGTCGCAAGTACTTCGGCACCTTCATCGAGTACACGGCTCTCGTGGGCGCCCTCGGCTACGCGAACGCCGTGTCGCTCCTGCGCGGCGCCTCGCTCGTCGCGATCGACGAGTTCGAGCTCGACGACCCGGGCGACACCATGATGATGACGCGCCTGCTCGGCGAGCTCGCGGGCGATGGCACGCGTATCGCCGCGACGTCGAACACGCCTCCGAACGCCCTCGGCGAGGGGCGGTTCGCGGCCGTCGACTTCCTGCGCGAGATCCAGGCGCTCTCCGACCGCTTCGACATTGTCCGCATCGACGGCCTCGACTACCGCCGCCGCGAGGTGGAGGGCCACGCCGCCGTGACCGAGGCCGACCGCATCGAGCCCGTGCTCGCCGAGCTCGGAGGGTCCACGACGGTCGACGACTTCGACGCCCTCCTGCAGCACCTCTCGCGCGTGCACCCGTCCCGCTACGTGCGGATGGTCGACGGGCTCGCGGGTGTCGGGCTGCGCGGCGTGCGCACGCTCGTCGACCAGGCGGATGCGCTGCGCTTCGTCGCGTTCGTCGACCGCCTCTACGACGAGCAGGTGCGGATCGTCTCCTCCGGCGTCCCCCTCGACGAGGTGTTCGGGGCCGAGATGATGGCGGGCGGCTACCGCAAGAAGTATCTGCGCGCCGTGTCGCGCCTCATCGCGCTCACGAGCTGA
- a CDS encoding sulfurtransferase — MAVETDPNPAFSSFAHPERLVSTEWLAEHLGEPGLVVVESDEDVLLYETGHIEGAVKIDWHTDLNDPVLRDYLDGAGFAKLLGGKGISRDDTVVIYGDKNNWWAAYALWVFTLFGHEDVRLLDGGRAKWEAEGRPYTTEVPVRESVEYPVVERDDSAVRAFKEDVLAHLGNPLIDVRSPEEYVGDRTTAPAYPEEGTLRAGHIPSAQNVPWAKAVAEDGSFKTKEELDAIYRDGAGLKDGDSVIAYCRIGERSSHTWFVLTHLLGFEGVRNYDGSWTEWGSAVRVPIVKGAEPGTVPAR, encoded by the coding sequence ATGGCTGTCGAGACCGACCCGAATCCCGCCTTCAGCTCGTTCGCACACCCCGAGCGCCTCGTGAGCACCGAGTGGCTCGCCGAGCACCTGGGAGAGCCGGGCCTCGTGGTCGTCGAGTCCGATGAAGACGTGCTCCTCTACGAGACCGGCCACATCGAGGGCGCCGTCAAGATCGACTGGCACACCGACCTCAACGACCCTGTGCTGCGCGACTACCTCGACGGCGCGGGCTTCGCGAAGCTCCTCGGCGGCAAGGGCATCTCGCGCGACGACACCGTCGTCATCTACGGCGACAAGAACAACTGGTGGGCCGCCTACGCCCTGTGGGTCTTCACGCTCTTCGGCCACGAGGATGTGCGCCTCCTCGACGGCGGCCGCGCCAAGTGGGAGGCCGAGGGCCGCCCCTACACGACCGAGGTGCCCGTGCGCGAGAGCGTCGAGTACCCCGTCGTCGAGCGCGACGACAGCGCCGTGCGCGCCTTCAAGGAGGACGTGCTCGCGCACCTCGGCAACCCGCTCATCGACGTCCGCTCCCCCGAGGAGTACGTCGGCGACCGCACGACCGCTCCCGCCTACCCCGAGGAGGGCACGCTGCGCGCGGGCCACATCCCGAGCGCCCAGAACGTGCCGTGGGCGAAGGCCGTCGCCGAGGACGGATCCTTCAAGACGAAGGAGGAGCTCGACGCCATCTACCGCGACGGTGCCGGTCTCAAGGACGGTGATAGCGTGATCGCCTACTGCCGGATCGGCGAGCGCTCGAGCCACACCTGGTTCGTGCTCACCCATCTTCTCGGCTTCGAGGGAGTGCGCAACTATGACGGGTCGTGGA